Proteins from a single region of Primulina tabacum isolate GXHZ01 chromosome 5, ASM2559414v2, whole genome shotgun sequence:
- the LOC142544211 gene encoding uncharacterized protein LOC142544211, with the protein MIQNTVQFGGNALDDPNTHIADFLEICDSFKFNGVSDDAVRLRLFPFSLRDKAKSWLNCLPVGSITTWEDMAKAFLLKYFPPSKTMKLRADIITFSQFEQESLYEAWERYKDLLRRCPHHELPLGLVVQTFYYGLISSNRTMIDAAACGNLLRKTVEEGYELLEEMAASSYHPQSERNTQRRNAGVHQVTDFSAVTAQLEALNRKIDSMNVKRDSDAPARDIL; encoded by the coding sequence atgatccagaacactgtccaattcGGGGGAAATGCGCTAGATGATCCGAACACTCACATCGCCGACTTCTTAGAAATTTGCGAtagttttaaatttaatggagtttcagATGATGCTGTTAGACTACGTTTGTTTCCGTTCTCTTTGCGTGATaaagctaaatcttggttgaattgtttgcctgtaggttcaATCACAACTTGGGAGGATATGGCCAAGGCATTCCTCTTGAAGTACTTTCCTCCATCAAAAACCATGAAGCTGCGAGCGGACATAATCACATTCTCTCAATTTGAGCAGGAGTCACTCTACGAGGCTTGGGAGCGCTACAAAGACTTATTGCGaagatgcccacatcatgagTTGCCTCTTGGGTTAGTGGTCCAAACTTTTTACTATGGTTTAATTTCATCTAACCGAACCATGATAGATGCTGCGGCCTGCGGAAATCTGTTGAGGAAAACGGTCGAAGAGGGGTATGAGTTActagaggagatggctgctagcagctatcaccctcaatctgaaaggaacaCTCAGCGAAGGAATGCAGGAGTACACCAGGTAACTGACTTTTCAGCTGTCACCGCACAATTAGAAGCACTCAACAGGAAAATAGACAGCATGAACGTAAAACGGGACAGCGATGCGCCtgcaagagatattttgtga
- the LOC142544212 gene encoding uncharacterized protein LOC142544212: MANTNSSAWNLASRSVVDDPSSPYCLHHSGNPGLVLVSQPLMSDNFASWSIAMPIALSVKNKLGFVDGSISKPSDFEVNLLNVWVRNNNIVISWLLNSVSKDILASILFADSAKEIWNDLKDRFQQSNATKIFQLRRDLITLKQD, encoded by the coding sequence ATGGCGAACACAAATTCATCTGCATGGAATTTAGCATCCCGATCGGTGGTTGATGATCCTTCGAGCCCCTATTGTCTACACCATTCCGGTAATCCAGGGCTCGTACTTGTTTCTCAACCACTCATGAGTGACAATTTTGCATCATGGAGTATAGCGATGCCGATTGCTCTTTCTGTCAAAAACAAGCTGGGATTTGTTGACGGATCAATCTCCAAACCATCAGATTTTGAGGTAAACTTGCTCAATGTGTGGGTCAGAAACAACAATATAGTCATCTCTTGGCTATTAAACTCAGTTTCCAAAGATATATTAGCAAGCATCTTGTTTGCGGACTCAGCAAAAGAAATCTGGAATGATCTTAAGGATCGCTTTCAACAAAGCAATGCTACTAAAATCTTTCAACTGCGCAGGGACTTGATCACTCTCAAACAAGATTAA